The genomic DNA gtaaaaagaaaactaCGGCGATGCAGCGAAACGGTGAAGGGAATCGAGTATCGAACGCCGATTAACGTTCGAGTTCGATCATTAATTAAAACACGCAATACGATTTTCGACCGTGTGTACATACCTAAGAGAACGATAATAATGCGTGAGTGTGAAATAAACACGTGAGAGACGAGTGAAACGAGCGAGAAACACCGGTGAGAACGAGACGAGTCGTGTTAAGCCTAGTCTATACGACGCTTAATTAACCGAGCGAACCGATGATCGACAGGGATCGAGGGATCCTTTCGTAGTGCCATTTCTTTCTGCGTTTGTTTCTCTCGAGCACGTGATAGGAGTCCTCGATCGACACGGATCGCCCTGGGATAAGAGAAAAACGACGAGGCTAGAATAAGTTTATCGAGTAAGCTAATataagttatttaaaaaaaaaagaagaaaaaaagtaaaCCGTTTATTGAAGTACATTGTTGCAACTGCCATGCTGTGTGCCATTATATAACGAGTCACGTTTGTCGTAAAAagcaagaaaaaagaaaaaaaaaacagtgtAAAATGTGGAATGAAAAATCTCTTGCGCGCGTTCCCGTCTGTCTGAATTTCTCCGTTACACCGCTTCAAAAAGGTGTCATGGCCCGTTAGCCTTCGTTCTGCGTGCGAGACGTCGTTTTTTGCACATTCTAAAACGCTATAAAGGCACTGAATAACGTAAAGCGACCAAAAAATGATAAAGCATAGGCAAGGAAATTCTACACGTTCATGCCTCAAAACGCTTTTACACGAACCATCTAACCAAAGTTCAAACAATTTACAATTAGTATATCTATTAAGGACGAGAATTCGAAGGTTTTCCCGAAGGATATAAAAAACTGAAGACATTTTTCGGTATAGCTTTTCGTAAGCTGGTTTCAAAGGACTCGCGTATACTTGCCTATGCGAACCGGCGTATACATTATATCAAAGATCGAAGCaccatatataaatatgactATTAATATATACAAACATATATGTTACCGCGGGTGGGCACGTATACGTTGTTTTCGTTGAATCTCCCGAGTCTCCATCGCAGACGAAGAGgatttttccaataaaaaaaaaaaaaaaaagaaagaaaagaatattagAAAAGAATGAAGTAACGGGCAAACAGCGCATGAATTTACATGGATTCGTCGCTGTACTAGGGAAACgtaaagaacaaaaaaaagagacattttttttaatgtatccGCCGTCGATGTACAATTAATCGCATGCGCGTTTAATCGATGTAACGCATTCAAGATGAGATAATATCGCGACACTCGATTAGATCGAGGTCCCTTGACTAACGTTTCAAGCAGTGTCACgtataaaaacgaaacgcAAACATAATACATCGTGGGAAAAATCGACTAAGAAAACTTTTTGCGGTTGTTGCAGCGTTCATTTCCCAATAATTCCTGTATTATTTAGGGAAAATACCGATTAACCGGTAACTACACACACAACACAGATTTGCAGTTGGTGAAATTTTGTAACATTGTCCTTTTGGTATCTCAATAGATGAACGGCATCGAAGTCGACATATCGATTGCGAAGAAATCTGTACATATAATTTCCTTTCTTTATCTTTCACGAGTAAGCAGTGTAGTTGCTGATTAATGGTAATCGTTTACAAAACTATATACATGTAATGATATTGCTATTTCGTTTTACGTGTACGTATCACttgtaaaaatgataaatctACATTTTCAAAGAGATAACTACGTCATACACACAACGTAAGACTAATGTGTTCATCGATCATGTTACAGACATTAATATGTGTTACGTGAAAACAgcatgaaaaaaaaaaagaaacacggagaaaaagaaacagatcAATAGGGAAGaagtaattaatttcttaGAGATCACGCAAAAAGGAATTCCTACATTCGTGAAACTCGATTTCGTGTGTCGCGACGTCTTAAAGAAATAGCGAGTATAATCCAATTTGTCAGTTGGCAGCCGACGGTGTGAGGAATgaacgaaagagagagagagagagagagagagagagagagagagaaagggagagaaaaagaaagagagaaagggaaagaaagaaaaatagagagagagagagaaagaaagagagaaagatgtAATTAAGTAAACCAAAAATGACGTCGACCCATCATAGATTCAAGCACAATAAGGAACTAGTAGGGCCAGGCACAATAAAATTCGGCCGTCACGTTGTAGGCAGCGATCTGTTAGAACGACAAGTCATATTAAGTATCTATATAGCGAGACTATTAAATAAACACATATTGTCTATTGTCACGGGAAGTGTATTCATTGTTAAACGCTGACCCCCTACTCCGAGACTTTGATTATAGACCTGGCATTGAATTGAATAAATACACTTATGAAAGAAAACAAAGTAGCATTATATCTCTTAAACCTTGTAATAGGCGAGTCTATTACGATATAGCAGCCACTTTGATAAATGAGGacataaatttaaagaatcaaAGTAGTGATggagaatataatataaatctgTGACTGTACTGAAGTTGCCCAATAAAAGAAGATCGCTTAGGGTAACgttatttcttctaataaATCAAacctataaataataaattaaatcagAATACATTTTGTTAGggataaaatatgaataaccAAATTGTGTACAATCCTGCTAGAATTGCGCGAAGAGAAATTCGTAAAAAACTAAACATAGATGGTAAGTTAATGTAAttagaatttaatattattaaataattattttaataaagtcTAAAAAGTAATTAACATATATCCAAGTGTTCACGCTAAAAAGGAAATTCGTGGACCATTCCGAGCAGAGTGAGTTAAAATCAGAGCAATTAAGACTCGAGCATCACACGAAAATATTCGCTTCGATGTGTCCGGATGAAATTCTGGATCACTATGACGATTATAATACCAGAATGTATTACACTACTTTAATGCTTGGTGACATATCAGGTATAACACGAAGACGATTCcattctaaataaaaaaaaatttgcagAAACGtgtgaatataaaatttggaTTAATAATCAAGCAGTTAATAACGTAAAGATATTCCTGATAAAGGTTTTACAGACCTCGCTGAGAAATACACTAAAACCGGAAAAGGCGGACCTTCGAAACTGACAGAAACCTTGAACAGTTACATCGGTGCTATGGTACAAGAAATACTTTCCCACAATGGTGACGTATTGAAATTTTCTGGAGATGCGTTTATCGTGATGTGGAAGCTCCATGAAGGAATGATGATGCGAGACTTGGCCATAGCAGCGATGCAAACTGCTTGCATCATTCAGAAACATTTTGGGTCCTATGATACTGAAGTTGGAGTGACTCTTAAGGGTTTGTTCAACGAGAAGAAGATACCtctgattattattattattgaacaTTCGAGCATTCGCAATTTACAACAggtttctaatattttttatagtaAAATTAGCTATTGCTTCTGGAAAGACATACTTCACATCTATCGGAGATCCCGAATCCATGTCACACTATATTATCACCGGTACACCAGTGTGGGATGTGAAATTCGCCGAAGGCCTTTGCCGGTAATCAGAGAAAACTTACGTTagtgatttataatttttatattaattttattagagGAGGCGATATCCTAGTGGCTCCTAGTAGCTGGCAGTGGGCTAATCCAAACGAATATGTCCATGAAACGCTTCCAGATGGTATACACACACTTATTATATCTTGCACGAGCATGTGGTATCAAGCTAAAGTTGACGAATCAATCATCAGTACAGATGGTAGtgttaaaattcaaatatatcTTTGTCGTCCAAGTGAAAGTTTTATGAaatcaaaaaaatatatctttcatGCTTCACATAGACGAAGACAACGAATATGAGCCGGATTTTTATGATTCGACGATAATTCCCAGAATGGATCCTGAGTCTAAGATGGTGATGATGAATATAACTGGTACGACTTACGAGAGTGGAAAATTTAAGCAAGTCGATTACAGCTGTAAGCAGAACAGACTGtcatatttctaaaaaaaattcggtgcttaaaaatataatgtttttaGTACGGCCTAAAGTTATAAAGGCAGCACAAGCTTGTTTGAAAGAAGCTTTACGAAGCTACATGCTGAGACCAGTCATTCGGTCTACCGAAATGGACGAACCATTGGAATATCTGACCGAAATGAGACAGGTGGTGATTCTCTTTATCAATGTAATCACTTCCAACGTAGGCAAAAAACAATTAATTGCCTTAGTGAACTTTGCTTATAAACTAGTGTGCAAGTAAGCCTATTTCCTTCTCGTCGGGCTGTGATCTATTTTATCGATCAATCTTCCTACGACTTTTCGACTGAAGGATCGTCGATGGGATGCACGGATGCGTGAACAAGACGTCCCTCTTCGACAAGGACTTAATGTTCCTTTGTGTGTTCGGTTTACGAGGCGACAAACATGAACTAGAATCGCAAATCGGTTTAAGATGCGCGTCGAAGTTACGATCGAATCTCATAGCgatagaaaatgtaaaatctgTAACGGTAGGCGTGACAACGGGAGTGACATACTGTGGAGTCGTAGGGCACATTTTACGGAGAGAATACACCGTGATTGGAATATCAGTGAACAAGGCTGCGAGGCTTATGGTGGCGTATAGAGACAAGGTGAGAGTTAGTGTATAACCAAATATTAATTCAccgaaggaaaaggaaaaacaaaGAATTGCTAGGTGGTTTGCGATCGAGAAAGTTTCCTCAATTCTCACTTAGAGGCGAGGCACTTCATTTTACAAGAACCAAGATACTTAAAAGGAATCACCAATATCGGACCGATATATGAATTTCAGGAACAACCAAAGTAATTCTATTCCTGgtattaacatttattttatattaacatTCTGGGAACAAGATTATTGAATTCATGTCTAATTCATTAGGTACATTGTATCAGACATAGCTTTCAGTAAGTATCCTTTACTTGGCCGAACCGAGGAACTTAAAATTTTTAGAAGGATGCTAATGAGACTCTTAGAATATTCCAAGAGGACTAAAAAAAACCGTGGCGCACGACCAAAATATAATACACTTATCATAAAGTACTTATCCTTATTATTTCGCCATTATAGTTAAAACATTCTATCgaataatatacatttttcaacCATCGTATCCACAAAGAGGCGACCCACGAATAGGAAAGACAAGGTTATTAGATGAATTTACGCAAAACATTCCAGTGGAAACGCGCTATAATTACATTTCCTTACAAGCAGGGGATAACAAGGTTGACCTTTTCAATTGCTataaaattttagaatttaatcAATAATCATCAGTATTAACATTTCATCgataagatatttttaatatgaaacagagtgaaatttaaatgtaaacggCAAAGAAATGTGATTTATCTCTTAGAGTAGGCCCCGTACAACTTggtacatttattattttcaatgcCTCTTGGTTTCACCCGCACTTCTACGCGAAAAGAGCGCGAAGACAAACTGCTTTTACGACTGGGCAAAATGAAGCACACGTACTACCTGTGTGTTTTTAATCAACCCTTCAATGTGCATTTCTCTATCACTCATCGTTATAACGCTCTCACTGATATGGACAAACAAAAGCTTTTAAGAAAGTTcctattgaaattaatgaaagGCTGCTTCGAAGAATTGTGGGTGGTGATCATCGATGATGCGGAATATGTCGATCGGGAGTCTTTGGAAATCTTCGATGTCCTTACAAAAAGAGACAAAATATTCTTTGCACTGACTATTGGTCGGAAATTGAACACAGACTTTccgttatatttaaattttttgcACAGAGCGAAGGTACTTATTTATTTGCTTCTTTCGAATATGAATCGAATAACAATGAAGACTTgaattgttcgttaaaagGTAATTGAATTGATTGGGATAGACAAGTGGTACCATGCTGGCTTAGCGTGTCAGATACTTAATGTAAATGGTTTACCTGCAGAATTGGAAAAGTAAATTGAATAAACTTGCAGATTTGACAAAATTCTGTCACTGATCTTGTCTCAATTTTTCTAAAGActgatacaagaaagaagctTCGGGAATCCTGGCTGGATCGAGAGTTATTTAGTGAGTCTTCTCCAAGTCGGTGGTTTAGAGATAGTAAATATAACGAAAAGGGAAGCAAATATAAAGGGCTATGTGTTACCTCCTGTATCTATGTTGGAAAGGTTTACTCGAAAACATATACTTATACAAATGTTATGAATAAGTACTAATCCCGCGGAATTTAAAATCAGATTTATTTCAACCGTAATGGAAAGAGACGGATCTAGTCCTGATTATCGAAAAGACAAATGGCAGATGTACAGAGCGAGCTTCAAAGTACGTTCTTACCAATCTTTTACATGAGATGATAACAATACTTTGCTTCAGGACAGCATGATATCGTTGTTGGAGGAAGACATGATGACTCTAAAGAAACCACATTTGAGTATCGACAATGAGGAAACCATAATCGCGATTTGTAACATTGCTGAGAACTTCATGTATGAAGACGTGGATCCTGAAATTACGATGGATGGTAAAAAGAAATACTAATCCACCAGAATAATATCATATTGATAAATAACATGAAATATCTTGTTACGTTAGCTATGATATTGAAGCTTTTCGATTCGTTGACACCTCTTGATCAACTTCTCTTGAAATGTGCTTCAGTGATCGGGGAAACGGTGAATAGACATATGCTAGAAAGTTTAATGTCCATCACTGCTAAAAGAGAAATCGGACTTGGTAAAACACGTTTATTATTTACGATATGATAATGTTTACCTGACCATCTAGAACTGTACGACTTATTAGCTGTTACGAAACTCTTTGAAATACGAGTCTTCGGCTGTGCAATTGGGGACTTCTCCAAAAATGCGGGCCCTAtagtatttataaaaaatatgcgAAATCCTAATTCAGAGATGGACGTATTCTGCAAGTGCATTGGTCTCACTATTCCAGGTATTAATTgcaatcaagaacgaaagcaGTTAAGGGAAATGTATAAAGTTacacatatatgtaaattGACTTGATGACTTGACTTGACTACTGCAGAGATGTATTTTCTTAGATGAACTGGTAGATTTGCCAAGATATGCTTCCTGCGGCTTGATGAGATTTAAGATGTCAATGTTTCGTAACACCACTTATCAGtactaatttaattaattacaagataattattaatattaaaaaaacaatcacataatattaataaaatattcatgaaGATTGCTTACGGAAA from Bombus huntii isolate Logan2020A chromosome 5, iyBomHunt1.1, whole genome shotgun sequence includes the following:
- the LOC126865833 gene encoding LOW QUALITY PROTEIN: adenylate cyclase type 10-like (The sequence of the model RefSeq protein was modified relative to this genomic sequence to represent the inferred CDS: deleted 1 base in 1 codon), which produces MNNQIVYNPARIARREIRKKLNIDVFTLKRKFVDHSEQSELKSEQLRLEHHTKIFASMCPDEILDHYDDYNTRMYYTTLMLGDISGFTDLAEKYTKTGKGGPSKLTETLNSYIGAMVQEILSHNGDVLKFSGDAFIVMWKLHEGMMMRDLAIAAMQTACIIQKHFGSYDTEVGVTLKVKLAIASGKTYFTSIGDPESMSHYIITGTPVWDVKFAEGLCRGGDILVAPSSWQWANPNEYVHETLPDGIHTLIISCTSMWYQAKVDESIISTDDEDNEYEPDFYDSTIIPRMDPESKMVMMNITGTTYESGKFKQVDYSLRPKVIKAAQACLKEALRSYMLRPVIRSTEMDEPLEYLTEMRQVVILFINVITSNVGKKQLIALVNFAYKLVCKIVDGMHGCVNKTSLFDKDLMFLCVFGLRGDKHELESQIGLRCASKLRSNLIAIENVKSVTVGVTTGVTYCGVVGHILRREYTVIGISVNKAARLMVAYRDKVVCDRESFLNSHLEARHFILQEPRYLKGITNIGPIYEFQEQPKYIVSDIAFSKYPLLGRTEELKIFRRMLMRLLEYSKRTKKNRGARPKYNTLIIKYLSLLFRHYSAPYNLVHLLFSMPLGFTRTSTRKEREDKLLLRLGKMKHTYYLCVFNQPFNVHFSITHRYNALTDMDKQKLLRKFLLKLMKGCFEELWVVIIDDAEYVDRESLEIFDVLTKRDKIFFALTIGRKLNTDFPLYLNFLHRAKVIELIGIDKWYHAGLACQILNVNGLPAELEKLIQERSFGNPGWIESYLVSLLQVGGLEIVNITKREANIKGYVLPPVSMLERFTRKHILIQMYDNNTLLQDSMISLLEEDMMTLKKPHLSIDNEETIIAICNIAENFMYEDVDPEITMDAMILKLFDSLTPLDQLLLKCASVIGETVNRHMLESLMSITAKREIGLAVTKLFEIRVFGCAIGDFSKNAGPIVFIKNMRNPNSEMDVFCKCIGLTIPDELVDLPRYASCGLMRFKMSMFRNTTYQLLTENQKIELHNQALKYLQHYTRRCVSCGEGQFAKLLGKTSNKEDRKKKMTDIDEMFELDYNDEAVNKEDKKSKLKSFEKPYQLSIISSRVTLIITLSNREKELLSCLNLFRRVERKPTVTFSDVDFSNCLCELILMTVYTQILDHCRGIGNIEKTLTALLEFAEICLMNCNIPQARKLLSESETVLVKLFESNEDEIVLLPYLTAKIQTLQGQCFLESGSIFEAEGSLKMALKNLGYRFPKLEMMIDLSSLTQLMNLKIKLICPKKTELLNSLEGDNVDYTKQLSECLAQMFELFRFKGMKKHARLAAMWGLNAALESNKDLYILCTSFTNMLITAHMYQDRYIVPYLEQRAINICNESRETLEAQELNVIVQLYTGIFFSRWIRGQISKAIQIGFICSRMASAIGSTFLKLVVLPRLIHLLMISCRHPEVVTQLRELEFISHHNFDKSGRTWYYALCADVHLDTGLTILPFQACEQYFLQEGEQMISLHDPEAERRYFTSMWLWCIRTEEWEAAKVWSGRNVESINIMDEHIVAATITALKKLEGLLILYVHKLNSRNADAAITMMEIKSIFKDTKKMSKIVEIVIPRYMLLKAYYWMIKSQKSNAIKILKKLQKVCKKMENKMIYAWALHCEKAWSGGISSVHTDKWREIANSKILDKWDEINVNNSNMIIFTFPLPKYLL